A genomic segment from Treponema sp. Marseille-Q3903 encodes:
- a CDS encoding YkgJ family cysteine cluster protein: protein MENSEKFYKDGLNFTCAKCSFCCGHSPGFVYLSKRDLLALCEYKNLPLKSFVEKYCRWADYYYGTQVLALIEKNNYDCVLWENGCSCYPARPIQCSTYPFWTWMIKDKETWEQCAKECPGINKGECHSVREIEKASKLYSENQPLHKEDVLELIKAEENHG, encoded by the coding sequence ATGGAAAACAGTGAAAAATTTTATAAAGACGGATTGAATTTTACTTGTGCTAAATGCTCGTTTTGCTGCGGGCATTCGCCTGGATTTGTGTATCTTTCAAAACGAGATTTGCTTGCACTCTGTGAATATAAAAATCTGCCGCTAAAAAGCTTCGTAGAGAAATATTGCCGTTGGGCAGATTATTATTACGGGACTCAAGTGCTGGCACTGATTGAAAAAAATAATTACGATTGCGTTTTGTGGGAAAATGGCTGTTCCTGCTATCCTGCTCGCCCAATCCAATGTTCAACATATCCGTTTTGGACATGGATGATAAAAGACAAAGAGACTTGGGAACAATGCGCAAAAGAGTGTCCCGGTATCAACAAAGGAGAATGCCATTCTGTCAGGGAGATTGAAAAAGCAAGTAAATTGTACAGCGAAAATCAGCCTTTGCATAAAGAAGATGTGCTTGAATTGATTAAAGCTGAAGAAAATCACGGATAA
- the nrdG gene encoding anaerobic ribonucleoside-triphosphate reductase activating protein, whose protein sequence is MYYGKIKKSDIADGHGVRVSLFVSGCRNRCPGCFNKETWSFTYGKEFTDDTMNEILEALKPDYIKGFSILGGEIMEEENQPKVLEIIQRVRKEFPQKDIWAWTGYVYDRDLVEGGRKYIKGITDEIINNIDVLVDGPFIAEKKDISLQYCGSLNQRVLKIGQINKNSILVAK, encoded by the coding sequence ATGTACTACGGAAAAATAAAAAAGAGCGATATTGCAGATGGTCATGGGGTTAGAGTATCTCTGTTTGTTTCCGGATGTAGGAATCGCTGCCCGGGATGCTTCAACAAAGAGACATGGAGTTTTACTTACGGCAAAGAATTTACAGATGATACGATGAATGAAATTCTTGAAGCTTTGAAACCTGACTACATAAAAGGTTTTTCGATTCTCGGGGGCGAAATAATGGAAGAGGAAAACCAGCCTAAAGTCCTTGAAATAATTCAGCGAGTCAGAAAAGAATTTCCACAAAAAGATATTTGGGCATGGACAGGATACGTTTACGACAGAGACTTAGTAGAAGGTGGACGCAAATACATCAAAGGTATAACAGACGAAATTATAAATAACATAGATGTTCTTGTGGACGGGCCTTTTATTGCCGAAAAAAAAGATATCTCTCTCCAATACTGCGGCAGCCTGAATCAAAGAGTTTTAAAAATCGGTCAAATCAATAAAAACTCTATTCTTGTTGCAAAATAA
- a CDS encoding ABC transporter ATP-binding protein gives MTDKIDNKKDQDRNPAKQDAVKRLLSYAGNRKPLLSLSLLSSGVSALFSFVPYIMVFFVMRDVVSAVVAKEAVDYSALMYYGLWAVGSAAGGFVLYYIALLLSHATAFAIEENLSVSITQTLADLPIGWHLTHESGKVRKVFEKNINQLETLIAHNLPDVAQNIVSPLAILGLMLVFDWRLGLIALLPLVLAFVIQAILMQVSANADFMRNYEDALEQMNSAGTEYVRGISVVKTFNQSVYYFKNFYTSIMKYKEFVHKYSLSWENSYSIFLSLIKLGFLFLLPAALLLAGTATLDLHFFYSFVFYLAFAPVTYSMLIKIMYANTFHQRSNNALNRIEDILHASLTKEPEISILPKKYDIEFKDVRFSYKTQSEPDGENRNAIDGISLKIPEHSLTALVGPSGGGKTTLANLLGRFWEIDSGSISVGGVDIRDVKTTDLMHTIGFVFQENKLFKESIFENIRYGKKDATREEVMEALQKAECMDIIEKLPEGIDTVYGSKGTYVSGGEAQRLAIARTLLQDAPIIVLDEATAFADAENEYKIKKTFDILLKDKTVIMIAHRLSSIVNADKICVIDEGKIAEQGTHNELLERKGLYAGMWSNFQKGIEWKV, from the coding sequence ATGACTGATAAAATTGATAATAAAAAAGACCAGGACAGAAACCCTGCAAAACAGGATGCCGTCAAGAGGCTTTTAAGTTATGCAGGAAATAGAAAACCGCTTTTGTCGTTGTCGCTCCTATCTTCTGGGGTGAGTGCGCTTTTTAGTTTTGTGCCGTACATCATGGTATTTTTTGTAATGAGAGATGTTGTTTCTGCAGTTGTTGCAAAAGAGGCTGTCGATTATTCAGCACTTATGTATTACGGACTTTGGGCTGTAGGGTCTGCTGCAGGCGGCTTTGTTTTGTATTATATAGCTCTTTTGCTTTCGCATGCGACTGCTTTTGCAATTGAGGAAAACCTTTCTGTTTCGATTACACAAACTCTTGCAGACCTTCCAATCGGTTGGCATCTCACGCATGAAAGCGGAAAAGTGCGCAAAGTGTTTGAAAAGAACATCAATCAGCTTGAAACTTTGATAGCACACAATCTGCCTGATGTTGCACAAAATATTGTATCTCCACTTGCGATTCTCGGGCTTATGCTTGTGTTTGATTGGAGGCTTGGGCTCATCGCTCTTTTGCCACTAGTGCTTGCATTTGTTATTCAAGCTATATTGATGCAAGTCAGCGCAAATGCGGATTTCATGCGGAATTATGAAGACGCACTTGAACAGATGAACAGCGCAGGGACTGAATACGTACGCGGCATCTCTGTTGTCAAAACATTTAATCAGAGCGTATATTATTTTAAAAATTTTTATACGTCTATTATGAAGTACAAAGAATTTGTTCACAAATATTCTTTGTCGTGGGAAAATTCATATTCGATTTTTTTGTCGTTGATCAAGCTTGGATTTTTATTTTTGCTTCCGGCAGCTCTTTTGCTTGCAGGAACTGCGACTCTTGACCTGCACTTTTTTTACAGTTTTGTATTTTATCTTGCATTTGCACCTGTTACATATTCAATGCTGATAAAAATAATGTATGCAAATACATTTCATCAGCGCTCTAACAATGCACTCAACCGCATTGAAGACATTTTGCATGCTTCTTTGACAAAAGAACCGGAAATCTCTATTTTGCCTAAAAAGTATGACATAGAATTTAAGGACGTGCGGTTTTCTTATAAGACACAATCAGAACCTGATGGAGAAAACAGGAATGCAATAGATGGAATTTCTCTAAAAATACCGGAGCATTCTCTTACGGCGCTTGTCGGTCCTTCCGGCGGCGGTAAAACAACACTTGCCAATCTGCTAGGACGCTTTTGGGAAATCGATTCAGGTTCTATTTCTGTAGGCGGAGTCGATATTCGTGATGTAAAGACAACAGATTTGATGCATACTATCGGATTTGTATTTCAGGAAAATAAGCTATTCAAAGAAAGTATTTTTGAAAATATTCGTTATGGTAAAAAAGATGCGACTCGCGAAGAGGTGATGGAAGCTTTACAAAAGGCAGAATGCATGGATATCATTGAAAAGTTGCCGGAAGGAATCGATACTGTTTATGGCTCAAAGGGAACTTACGTTTCCGGCGGAGAAGCACAGCGGCTTGCAATTGCGAGAACACTTTTGCAGGATGCTCCGATCATTGTGCTTGACGAAGCGACCGCATTTGCTGATGCCGAAAATGAATATAAAATAAAAAAGACATTTGATATTCTATTAAAAGATAAAACTGTTATAATGATTGCACACCGCCTTTCTTCTATCGTAAATGCCGACAAAATATGCGTCATCGACGAAGGAAAGATTGCAGAGCAGGGAACACACAATGAACTGCTCGAACGCAAAGGTTTGTACGCTGGTATGTGGAGCAATTTCCAAAAAGGAATAGAGTGGAAAGTGTAA
- the nrdD gene encoding anaerobic ribonucleoside-triphosphate reductase encodes MKLIKRNGEEQDFDATKIQNAIQKANMSVEEIYRMSQDTLNEIVIAVLNSLEGFSTVGVETVQDKVEKALSHNHYEIAKSYILYRDKKRHMKKFTESEEKILSIVNGRDEDIKQDNSNKNPVLLSTQRDYIAGTMAKTIGKKILPKELVVAHEKGQIHFHDMDYSPLQHMSNCCLVNLKDMLAHGFVLNSVAIEEPKSFRTACNLASQVALHVSSSQYGGQTMSWAHIAKYVDVSRQKITRDIKSEIGEDSPLISKIVEKRVRQEICDGVQTFQYQILSLSGTNGQSPFISMAMNFDECENEQQEKDLAIVIDEVLRQRIKGILDKNGNWVAPLFPKLLYFLDTCNAEKGSQYYYLTELAAECVSKRMAPDFISAKVQRKIKEVDTPYPCMGCRSFLTTGWKENGKEKFYGRFNCGVVTINLPFVALESKHNIDEFWRILDDRLELCYRGLVERYKSLKGTKAKVAPILWMYGGLTRKNAEDTIDDVITGPYSTYSLGYVGLWETTYYLTGKKLLDKEGRDFAISILNFFHQKHDEWHKRLMVEGDSNSYLNTSTYGTPEEQTTTRFSNALKANFGIVEGVTDHDYVTNSYHINPAQQIDAFSKLSNEAEFLKLSTGGAVSYVELPNMEKNREALLSVIDHIYNTILYAECNIKSDICNVCGLHGEIKLAKENGKFLWECPNCHNRDLNKMSILRRICGYIGDMSTGASQGRLGDIHDRVLHL; translated from the coding sequence ATGAAACTCATTAAACGCAACGGCGAAGAGCAAGACTTCGACGCTACAAAGATACAAAATGCTATACAAAAAGCAAACATGTCTGTAGAAGAGATTTACAGAATGTCTCAAGATACCCTCAATGAAATTGTAATCGCAGTTCTTAACTCTCTTGAAGGGTTTTCGACAGTTGGCGTAGAAACAGTTCAAGATAAAGTTGAAAAAGCGCTTTCTCACAATCACTACGAAATCGCAAAATCTTATATTCTTTACCGTGACAAAAAGCGCCATATGAAAAAATTTACTGAGTCTGAAGAAAAAATCCTTTCAATAGTAAATGGCAGAGATGAAGATATCAAACAGGATAACTCAAACAAAAATCCGGTTCTCCTCTCAACACAACGTGACTACATTGCGGGAACTATGGCAAAAACAATCGGTAAAAAAATTTTGCCAAAAGAACTCGTCGTAGCTCATGAAAAAGGGCAGATTCATTTTCATGACATGGATTATTCTCCGTTGCAACACATGAGCAACTGTTGCCTTGTCAATCTGAAAGACATGCTTGCACACGGATTTGTTTTAAATTCTGTTGCAATTGAAGAGCCAAAATCTTTCCGCACTGCATGCAATTTGGCGAGTCAGGTCGCTCTCCACGTAAGCAGTTCTCAGTACGGTGGGCAGACAATGTCCTGGGCGCATATAGCAAAATACGTTGATGTTTCTCGCCAAAAAATTACCCGCGACATAAAGTCGGAAATTGGCGAAGATTCTCCTCTTATATCTAAAATTGTCGAAAAACGAGTTCGTCAGGAGATATGCGATGGAGTTCAGACTTTTCAGTATCAGATTCTATCTTTGAGCGGAACAAATGGGCAGTCTCCATTTATTTCAATGGCGATGAACTTTGACGAGTGCGAAAATGAACAGCAGGAAAAAGACCTTGCAATTGTAATTGACGAAGTTTTACGCCAACGAATAAAAGGTATCCTCGACAAAAATGGCAATTGGGTTGCCCCTCTTTTCCCGAAACTTCTGTACTTTTTAGATACATGTAACGCAGAAAAAGGATCACAATATTATTATCTTACAGAACTTGCCGCAGAATGCGTTTCTAAACGAATGGCTCCTGATTTTATATCTGCAAAAGTACAGCGAAAGATAAAAGAAGTAGACACTCCTTATCCTTGCATGGGCTGCCGTTCATTCCTTACAACTGGCTGGAAAGAAAACGGAAAAGAAAAGTTCTACGGCCGCTTTAACTGCGGAGTTGTTACAATCAACCTTCCTTTTGTTGCACTTGAAAGCAAACACAACATCGACGAATTCTGGAGAATACTTGATGACAGGTTGGAACTCTGCTATCGAGGTCTTGTTGAACGCTATAAATCGCTAAAAGGGACAAAAGCAAAAGTTGCCCCAATTTTGTGGATGTACGGCGGACTTACAAGAAAAAATGCGGAAGACACGATCGATGATGTCATCACAGGACCTTACTCAACATACTCTTTAGGCTACGTTGGACTTTGGGAAACGACATATTATCTGACAGGAAAAAAACTTCTAGATAAAGAAGGAAGGGATTTTGCAATTTCCATATTGAATTTCTTCCATCAAAAACACGACGAGTGGCACAAACGCCTTATGGTAGAAGGAGATTCAAATTCATATTTAAACACTTCTACTTACGGAACTCCTGAAGAGCAGACTACGACACGATTCAGCAACGCTCTAAAAGCAAATTTCGGAATTGTCGAAGGGGTTACAGACCACGATTATGTGACAAACTCTTACCACATCAATCCTGCGCAACAAATCGATGCTTTCAGCAAACTTTCGAACGAGGCTGAATTCCTTAAACTTTCAACAGGAGGAGCTGTATCTTACGTTGAACTTCCGAATATGGAAAAAAATCGGGAGGCTTTGCTTTCCGTTATCGATCACATATACAACACGATTTTGTATGCAGAATGCAATATAAAATCCGATATCTGCAATGTTTGTGGGCTTCACGGTGAGATAAAACTTGCCAAAGAAAACGGAAAATTTCTGTGGGAATGCCCGAACTGTCACAACCGCGATTTAAACAAGATGAGCATTTTACGACGAATATGCGGTTATATTGGCGACATGAGCACCGGTGCAAGTCAAGGGCGATTGGGCGATATCCACGACAGGGTTTTACACTTGTAA